One genomic window of Medicago truncatula cultivar Jemalong A17 chromosome 1, MtrunA17r5.0-ANR, whole genome shotgun sequence includes the following:
- the LOC25484263 gene encoding patellin-4, which translates to MLQFSGKFSLPENPIREEAMSDTDEYNDDNGNNKNYIHLDFNENQISLINEDEYDHDLVSDHDLVSDVERELVDDEEVGTPSPAEIRLKRKKSLLEFRCKIQEAIIGKYLLGEGEKGEKISLPKENLRDITLWGVPLLPSRAHEGTDIVLRKFLKAKDYKVNDAFDMLQKTLVWRIKNNVDKILDEDLGSDFEKVGYLDSRDKEGRPVCYYVYEVFKDKSLYKKTFGTQKKCDLFLRWRIQLMEFAIKKLSFRGGVDGIIQVYDLKSAPIQGMKELNSVSKKALMLFQCYYPEIVYKNIVVNAPFWFYTSQVLFSRFMNQRNKKKFILARPQRVTPILLRYIGPEHLPAGYGGLRRNNDHDFSPDDKVLEHRIRANSVSTVEFPVNETGVTIMWDITVVGWEVIYKEEFIPNDECSYNVLLQNQSVVGDSIRNSFYINEPGKIVITVENGNFKKKRMYYRTKTRVTVPMFILLS; encoded by the exons ATGCTCCAGTTTTCTGGCAAATTCTCGTTGCCGGAAAATCCGATCAGGGAAGAGGCCATGAGTGATACCGATGAATACAATGATGATAATGggaacaacaaaaattatatccATTTAGATTTCAATGAAAATCAAATAAGCCTTATCAATGAGGACGAATATGATCATGATCTTGTTAGTGATCATGATCTTGTTAGTGATGTGGAACGAGAATTGGTTGATGATGAGGAGGTAGGGACACCAAGTCCTGCAGAGATTAGGCTCAAGAGAAAGAAATCATTGTTGGAATTTCGTTGCAAAATTCAAGAAGCAATTATTGGAAAATATTTGTTAGGTGaaggagaaaaaggagaaaaaatttCATTGCCAAAGGAAAATCTTAGAGATATTACATTATGGGGTGTTCCTTTATTACCAAGTAGGGCACATGAAGGTACTGATATTGTATTGAGGAAATTCTTAAAGGCTAAAGATTACAAAGTCAATGATGCATTTGACATGTTACAGAAGACATTGGTTTGGAGAATTAAGAATAATGTTGATAAAATTCTTGATGAAGATTTGGGTtctgattttgaaaaagttggaTATTTGGATAGTAGAGATAAGGAAGGTCGACCGGTTTGTTACTATGTTTACGAGGTTTTCAAAGACAAGAGTTTGTACAAGAAGACATTTGGAACACAAAAGAAATGTGACTTGTTTTTGAGATGGAGGATTCAATTGATGGAATTTGCTATTAAGAAGTTGAGTTTTAGAGGCGGTGTTGATGGAATTATTCAGGTTTATGATTTGAAGAGTGCACCAATTCAAGGAATGAAAGAGCTTAACTCAGTCAGCAAAAAGGCTCTTATGTTGTTTCAATGCTATTATCCTGAGATAGTTTATAAAAAT ATTGTAGTAAATGCACCATTTTGGTTCTACACTTCACAAGTATTATTCTCAAGGTTTATGAACCAGAGAAACAAAAAGAAGTTCATCCTTGCAAGACCACAAAGGGTCACACCAATTCTTCTCAG GTACATAGGCCCAGAGCATCTTCCAGCAGGATATGGTGGTCTAAGGAGGAATAATGACCATGATTTTTCTCCTGATGATAAAGTTTTAGAGCATAGAATCAGAGCAAATTCTGTTTCAACAGTTGAATTTCCTGTCAATGAG ACTGGAGTGACAATAATGTGGGACATAACTGTTGTTGGATGGGAGGTGATTTACAAGGAAGAGTTCATTCCAAATGATGAATGTTCATACAATGTATTACTACAAAACCAAAGTGTTGTTGGTGACAGCATTAGAAACTCTTTTTACATAAATGAACCAGGGAAGATAGTAATAACAGTTGAAAATGGGAATTTCAAGAAGAAGAGAATGTACTATAGAACAAAAACTAGAGTCACTGTTCCAATGTTCATTTTgctatcataa
- the LOC25484262 gene encoding structural maintenance of chromosomes protein 1, producing MPSLHSPGKILRLELSNFKSYKGFQQIGPFYDFTAIIGPNGAGKSNLMDAISFVLGVRTNQLRGAQLKDLIYTFDDREKEHKGRRAFVRLVYQLANESEIKFTRTITSAGASEYRIDDSVVNWDVYNARLKSLGILVKARNFLVFQGDVESIASKNPKELTGLIEQISGSDELKRDYEQFEEEKASAEEKSALVYQKKKTMVMERKQKKEQKEEAEKHIRLQDQLKSMKKEHFLWQLFNIENDVVKTTEELEADKRSREGVIKELENFEHEAGKKKKEQAKYLKEVMLREKKIAEKSNRLDKTQPELLKLKEEMSRISTKIKKGKKELGKKREEQKGHAKDIADLQSGIEDLTGKMKDLNEKGRNVGDQIQLDDNELQEYFRIKEEAGMKTAKLREEKELLDRQQHADSEAQNNLEENLQQLKNREAELDSQEKQMRERLEKILDSSAKNKDVVEDLNRQLRKMKEDHSASKRRYDNLKIKIGEIENKLRDLKADRYENERDAKLSQAVATLKRLFQGVHGRMTDLCRPTQKKYNLAVTVAMGKLMDAVVVEDEKTGKECIKYLKEQRLPPQTFIPLQSIRVKQIMERLRSLGGTAKLVFDVIQFDPSLEKAILFAVGNTLVCEDLEEAKILSWSGERFKVVTVDGILLTKSGTMTGGTSGGMEARSKQWDDKILEGFVKKKEEYESELEGIGSIRDMHVKESETEGKKSGLEKKIQYAEIEKKSIEDKLSNFSREKGTIKEEIKRISPELKKLRDAVEKRNKELHTLEKRINEITDRIYKEFSKSVGVANIREYEENRLKDAQSLAEERLKLSSQLSKLKYQLEYEQNRDMSSRIQELESFVSALEIDLKGVHTKEAEAKLAAEKVTEEINQLKDEVKEWKSEAEDREKEIQEWKKKASAATTSLAKLNRLISSKEAQIEQLIGQKQEIVEKCELEQISLPIIPDPMDTDTSTPGPVFDFDKLSRTLKDRRQSDRDKIEVDFKQKMDALISEIERTAPNLKALDQYEALLGKERAVTEEFEAVRKEEKEKADRFNEVKQKRYDLFMDAFNHIAGNIDKIYKQLTKSNTHPLGGTAYLNLENEDDPFLHGMKYTAMPPTKRFRDMEQLSGGEKTVAALALLFSIHSYRPSPFFILDEVDAALDNLNVAKVAGFIRSRSCEGARTNQDADAGSGFQSIVISLKDSFYDKAEALVGVYRDSERGCSSTLSFDLLKYRES from the exons ATGCCATCTCTGCACTCGCCAGGCAAAATCCTCCGCCTGGAACTCTCCAACTTCAAATCCTACAAAGGATTCCAGCAAATCGGCCCTTTCTACGATTTCACCGCCATCATCGGCCCCAACGGCGCCGGAAAATCCAACCTCATGGATGCTATCAGCTTCGTCCTCGGCGTTCGCACCAACCAACTCCGTGGCGCTCAGTTGAAAGATCTCATCTACACTTTCGATGATCGTGAGAAAGAACACAAAGGTCGAAGAGCCTTTGTGAGATTGGTTTATCAGCTTGCGAATGAATCCGAAATCAAATTCACTAGAACTATTACTTCTGCTGGTGCTAGTGAGTATCGGATTGATGATAGTGTTGTTAATTGGGATGTCTACAATGCTAGACTCAAATCCTTGGGGATTCTCGTCAAAGCACGCAATTTCTTGGTTTTTCAG GGTGATGTGGAGTCGATTGCGTCGAAGAATCCGAAGGAGCTCACTGGGCTTATTGAGCAGATATCTGGATCTGATGAGCTTAAGAGAGATTATGAGCaatttgaagaagagaaagcttCTGCTGAAGAGAAATCGGCACTtgtttatcagaagaagaagacGATGGTGATGGAGAGGAAGCAGAAGAAAGAACAGAAGGAAGAGGCGGAGAAACATATTCGCTTGCAGGATCAATTG AAATCTATGAAGAAGGAACATTTTTTGTGGCAGTTGTTCAATATAGAAAATGATGTTGTTAAAACAACCGAGGAACTTGAAGCTGATAAAAGAAGCCGTGAAGGTgttattaaagaattagaaaatttTGAACATGAAGCcggcaaaaagaaaaaagagcaaGCCAAGTATCTGAAAGAAGTTATGCTACGCGAGAAGAAAATAGCTGAGAAAAGCAATAGACTTGACAAGACT CAACCTGAGCTTCTGAAGTTAAAGGAGGAAATGTCTCGTATCagtacaaaaattaaaaaagggaAGAAAGAGCTTGGCAAAAAAAGGGAAGAGCAAAAGGGGCACGCCAAAGATATAGCAGACCTACAGAGTGGTATTGAGGATCTTACAGGGAAAATGAAAGACCTAAATGAAAAGGGTCGAAATGTTGGCGATCAGATTCAGTTAGATGATAATGAGTTGCAAGAATATTTTAGAAT AAAAGAGGAAGCTGGGATGAAAACCGCAAAGCTTAGAGAGGAAAAAGAACTTCTAGATAGGCAGCAACATGCTGATAGTGAAGCTCAAAATAATTTGGAAGAAAATCTTCAACAATTAAAAAACCGGGAGGCTGAGCTGGATTCACAGGAAAAGCAGATGCGAGAAAGGCTTGAAAAAATTCTTGATAGTTCTGCAAAGAATAAGGATGTAGTTGAAGACTTGAATAGACAATTGCGTAAGATGAAAGAAGATCATAGTGCATCCAA GAGAAGGTATGATAACTTGAAGATAAAAATTGGCgaaatagaaaataaactaCGTGATCTGAAGGCGGATCGCTATGAAAACGAGAGAGATGCTAAATTGTCTCAGGCTGTGGCAACTCTGAAACGCTTGTTTCAAGGAGTCCATGGTCGCATGACTGATCTTTGTAGGCCTACACAGAAGAAGTATAACCTAGCCGTTACAGTTGCTATGGGTAAATTAATGGATGCAGTTGTTGTGGAGGATGAAAAGACCGGGAAGGAATGCATCAAG TATTTAAAAGAGCAGAGGCTTCCTCCCCAGACATTTATTCCTCTACAATCTATTCGGGTGAAGCAAATAATGGAAAGATTACGCTCATTAGGGGGTACAGCAAAACTGGTTTTCGATGTGATCCA GTTTGATCCCTCCTTGGAGAAGGCAATTCTTTTTGCTGTTGGGAATACTCTTGTTTGTGAAGACCTCGAGGAAGCCAAAATTTTAAGCTGGAGCGGGGAGAGGTTTAAAG TTGTAACCGTGGATGGAATTTTGCTGACAAAATCCGGCACAATGACTGGTGGCACTAGTGGTGGAATGGAAGCAAGGTCAAAACAGTGGGATGACAAGATACTTGAAG GATTTGTCAAAAAGAAAGAGGAGTATGAGTCGGAGTTGGAAGGGATAGGATCAATAAGAGATATGCACGTTAAAGAGTCTGAAACAGAAGGGAAAAAAAGTGGACTTGAGAAGAAAATTCAATATGCTGAGATTGAAAAG AAAAGCATTGAAGATAAACTTTCAAATTTTAGTCGTGAAAAGGGGACCATCAAAGAAGAAATTAAACGTATTAGTCCAGAACTGAAGAAG TTAAGAGATGCTGTTGAAAAGAGGAATAAAGAATTACATACTCTTGAGAAGAGGATAAATGAAATCACTGATCGGATCTACAAAGAATTCAGCAAGTCAGTTGGGGTTGCAAACATTCGCGAGTATGAAGAAAATCGACTCAAGGATGCTCAAAGTCTAGCAGAGGAGAGGCTGAAACTGAGTAGCcaactttcaaaattaaaatatca GTTGGAGTATGAACAAAATCGGGACATGAGTTCACGGATTCAAGAATTGGAATCTTTCGTAAGTGCTTTGGAGATTGATTTAAAAGGAGTACATACCAAAGAGGCTGAAGCGAAGTTAGCAGCAGAGAAAGTTACTGAAGAGATCAATCAGTTAAAAGATGAAGTTAAAG AGTGGAAATCAGAGGCAGAGGATCGTGAAAAGGAAATCCAGGAATGGAAGAAGAAGGCTTCTGCAGCCACAACAAGCTTAGCCAAACTTAATCGTTTGATTAGCTCAAAG GAGGCACAGATTGAGCAGTTGATTGGGCAAAAGCAGGAAATCGTAGAAAAGTGTGAACTAGAGCAAATTAGCCTTCCAATCATACCAGATCCCATGGATACTGATACTTCAACACCGGGTCCAGTTTTTGACTTTGATAAGCTCAGTAGAACACTAAAAGATAGGAGACAATCTGACAGGGATAAAATAGAGGTAGACTTTAAGCAAAAAATGGATGCATTGATATCTGAGATCGAAAGAACAGCACcaaatttgaaggcattggaccAGTATGAGGCTCTGCTTGGAAAAGAAAGAGCTGTAACTGAAGAGTTTGAAGCTGTCAGGAAAGAAGAGAAGGAAAAAGCCGATAGATTCAATGAAGTAAAGCAGAAGAG ATATGATTTGTTCATGGATGCTTTCAACCATATCGCTGGTAATATAGATAAAATTTACAAACAACTTACAAAGAGCAACACACATCCTCTGGGTGGAACAGCATACTTAAATTTGGAAAATGAAGACGATCCATTTCTGCACGGCATGAAGTACACTGCTATGCCACCAACAAAGCGGTTCCGCGACATGGAGCAACTATCTGGTGGCGAAAAGACTGTTGCTGCACTTGCATTGCTGTTCTCCATCCACAG TTATAGGCCTTCACCATTTTTCATACTGGATGAAGTTGATGCTGCATTGGACAACTTGAATGTTGCAAAGGTTGCTGGCTTTATTCGTTCAAGATCTTGTGAAGGAGCAAGGACTAATCAGGATGCTGATGCCGGATCTGGTTTTCAGAGTATTGTAATATCTCTGAAAGACAGCTTCTATGACAAAGCTGAAGCGTTAGTTGGGGTTTACAGGGACTCTGAGAGAGG CTGTTCGAGTACTCTCTCATTTGATCTACTCAAATATCGGGAGTCCTAA